The following DNA comes from Candidatus Nitrosotalea okcheonensis.
CTGGCTGCTATCTTTCGTGTAACCTCGTGCTCCATTAGCATGACTGCAATTGGTCCTGAATTTCGCGGCATTCCCTTCTTTTCAAGTTTTGGAAAGAGGGAATTTTCTTCTTTTCCATGATGACAAACATCAGTGAAATTCAATGAGAAGTCAATTACTTGATTCAGAATTGGCTCTGGTATGGTCTTTCCAGACTTGAGTAATGGTATGGTTGACCACATTGACTTTAGCACTTTTTCAATCAAGGCATGATCTCGTTTTAATGATTCTGTTGACATGAGACAACTTCATCGGCCTGATCTTCCAATTTAAGTTTTAATTTTTATCAAAATGACATCATGGGGCGATACGTGTTAAAATGATACCACATGTGGTATATTTCCGATCTTTGCAAAGGTTTTAAATTGCTAGATCCAAAATCTAGCAGGTATGGGGGATTTAAGGAAGGATTATTCTATTGATCGCTTTGTGATCACATCTCCTGATCCACAACCTATAGTTGATTCAAAAAAATGTCCATATTGCCCAGGAAATGAATCCATGACTAACCCGTCTACACTTTCTCTTGTGGCAAAAGATGGAATGTTGCAGAGGCTGCAGGATACAGAAGATAACTATGTTCAGAATTGGTCAGTTAGAGTATTTGAAAGTAAAAATCCTATTGTCACCACCACATCAGAAAATTCCTATAGCGATAGACCGCTTTACAGCGAACCAGCTTATGGATATCATTATGTTGTAGTTGCTTCGGAAAAACACAAAGATTCTCTGGCAAGTATATCGACTGAACAATGGTCCAACGTGCTTGTGGTAATCCAAGATAGACTTAGGTGGTTATACACACAGCGTGGAGTGACATATGTTTCAATCTATGTAGACCATGGAAAAGAAGCAGGCGGCTCTACAACTCATGCACATCTGAATATTGTAACATTTTCAACTATACCGCCTGTTATAGAACTAGAGGCAGAGGCTGCACACAAAATACTAAATGAAAAAGGAATATGCCCAATGTGCCAAACTGTTGGTACTGAAACTGGTGGACCAAGACAAATACTCCAGACTGAAGGCTTTCTTGCTTTTTGTCCATGGGCCCCATCTCATCCATATGAATTTTGGATTTATCCAAAAAAACACATAACAAGTTTTTCCAAGATAACTCAAAAAGAGATAAACGATCTGTCTCTAATTTTGCGCGCTACCTTGGGTGGGCTTGGAAATACAATGAAAAACCTGTCATACAATATGGTATTTCATCTTTCACCGGAAAAGAAGAACAACAGGCAGATTCATTGGCACATTGAAGTTTATCCACAAGCTGATCCTTGGTCTGGACTTGAGAGGGGATATGGCGTGTTTCTCAATAAGGTGACTCCTGAAAAAGCTGCAGAAGAGCTTGGTTCAGCGTGCAGAAAAGAGCTTGCAAATCTTGTTGGAATAGTTTAGGGCCAATCATTTGGTTTATTTATTGAACTGCTAAATGAGTTGTTGTGGCAGTTGAAAAATGGATAGCAATTGCAAGTCTTGGCTTGTTTGTGATGTTTGTAGCTCAAATGATATCAATTAGTGTCTATCTTGTACATCCAGCTTATGACATTGACCCATCCTCTGAAATGAAGGAATTCATTTCTATCAGTATAGCTCCAGCACTTGTTCTT
Coding sequences within:
- a CDS encoding hemerythrin domain-containing protein — encoded protein: MSTESLKRDHALIEKVLKSMWSTIPLLKSGKTIPEPILNQVIDFSLNFTDVCHHGKEENSLFPKLEKKGMPRNSGPIAVMLMEHEVTRKIAARMEISSKTYLKNGDAAQLIVDMQEYINHVVQHIWKENNRLFEMAEMALRNDVEQVSKSLQDVEDAKLMEIGKKREDYERFAEEIAKQFPPQE
- a CDS encoding galactose-1-phosphate uridylyltransferase, with translation MGDLRKDYSIDRFVITSPDPQPIVDSKKCPYCPGNESMTNPSTLSLVAKDGMLQRLQDTEDNYVQNWSVRVFESKNPIVTTTSENSYSDRPLYSEPAYGYHYVVVASEKHKDSLASISTEQWSNVLVVIQDRLRWLYTQRGVTYVSIYVDHGKEAGGSTTHAHLNIVTFSTIPPVIELEAEAAHKILNEKGICPMCQTVGTETGGPRQILQTEGFLAFCPWAPSHPYEFWIYPKKHITSFSKITQKEINDLSLILRATLGGLGNTMKNLSYNMVFHLSPEKKNNRQIHWHIEVYPQADPWSGLERGYGVFLNKVTPEKAAEELGSACRKELANLVGIV